CCCCTCCGAAGACTAAGAACACCCGCTATAAGATAGCCGACAACTACATCCGCTTTTACTTCCGCTTCGTGGAGAGGTACAGGGACGAGGTGGAGCTTGAAAGCCTCGACTTCTGGGGGGAGTTCCTTGAGGAGTACAACGCCTATCTCGGCGGGGTATTCGAAGATGTCGCGAGGCAGTTTTTGGCTAAACTCAACAAAGCTCGAAGACTGCCCTTCCGCTTCACGAAGCTCGGAAGGTGGTGGCATAAGAACGAGGAGATTGACATCGTTGCTTTAAACGAGCGGGAGAGAAGGGCTTTGCTCGTGGAGGTCAAGTGGAAAGACCTGAGTGTGAGGGAAGCGAGGGGAATCCTAAGGGAGCTGGAGAGAAAAGCGGGACTCGTTGGGCTGGAAGGTTGGGAGAAGAGCTATGGAATAGTGGCGAGGAAAGTCGAAAGTAAAGAAGGGCTCAGGGAGAAGGGCTTTTTCGCGTGGGATTTAAGCGACTTTGGTGCGTTGATGCCTTAGCGCCTTATTCTATCACGTAAGCGTGAACCCTCAGCCCGCCGTGGCCGATTAAGCGGTGATGAACGATTTTGAAGCCGTTCTCTTCCATAGCTTTCTCTATCGCCCTTTTCTCCGTCGTGATGAAGACACCGCGTTTCTCAAGAACTTTGGCAAGTTCACCAAAGAAGTCCATGTAAAGCTTCGGTATCATGCTCTTCCTCCCTATTTTGAGGCCGTAGGGCAAATTACTCACCGCAAAGTCGACGCTCTCAACGTACTCGCTCAGCCTCGTCGCGTCGCCGAGGATGAACTCGATTTTGTCATAAACGCCAGCTGAGACGGCGTTCATCTCCGCTCCGCGAAGGTGCTTGCGGTACTTCTCAAGGCAGTTTATCCTTCCAGAATAGCCCCTGAGGGCAAGCTCGATTGGAATCGTCCCGCTTCCGCAGAAGGGGTCAATGAAGGAACCCCCATCGGGTTCCGCCAGTTCTATGAGCGCGTTCGCTATGCTCGCCTTCAGATGGGCCGGGTGATCGTAGACACGCCACGGCCTCTTGTGCAGGGATGAATCACCGGTCGTGTCAATCCCGAGGAAAAAGGTCTCACCAACAAGTTCCGCGCGGAAGATTACAGA
The nucleotide sequence above comes from Thermococcus sp.. Encoded proteins:
- the trm14 gene encoding tRNA (guanine(6)-N2)-methyltransferase, whose product is MRLLLTTSQGIEDLAGAEVRSLLDRIGVPFRVEEKPLGVEGRVSVEVGEAFYIDEKGRKRELSVATYLNEKSRLLHRVIVEIASERFEGIGEHEPERALRRIEDFVASLPVERFVKVSESFAVRSFRKGEHKITSVDIAKTVGKAIFERLERFGKPKVNLDHPSVIFRAELVGETFFLGIDTTGDSSLHKRPWRVYDHPAHLKASIANALIELAEPDGGSFIDPFCGSGTIPIELALRGYSGRINCLEKYRKHLRGAEMNAVSAGVYDKIEFILGDATRLSEYVESVDFAVSNLPYGLKIGRKSMIPKLYMDFFGELAKVLEKRGVFITTEKRAIEKAMEENGFKIVHHRLIGHGGLRVHAYVIE